Proteins from a single region of Apis mellifera strain DH4 linkage group LG7, Amel_HAv3.1, whole genome shotgun sequence:
- the LOC411197 gene encoding dynein light chain 1, axonemal: MTTTTKPTSCKEAIRMWEEENKQDASTAKEMILSFRWPPIEKMDNSLAVLVNCEKLSLSTNMIEKIAGIGTLKNLKILALGRNLIKSFAGLEPLGDTLEELWISYNLIEKMKGINAMKNLRVLYMSNNLVKDWHEFNRLQELTNLRDLLFVGNPLYENLEVEIWKSEVAKRLPMLEKLDGELIIRTEENEALLHLDSPVQI, from the exons ATGACTACCACCACGAAACCGACCAGCTGCAAAGAGGCGATTCGAATGTGGGAGGAAGAGAATAAACAAGATGCTTCGACCGCGAAGGAAATGATCCTCAGCTTTCGATGGCCTCCCATAGAAAAAATGGACAATTCTTTGGCGGTTTTGGTCAATTGTGAAAAACTCTCCCTCTCGACGAATATGATCGAAAAGATTGCGG gAATCGGAACGTTGAAGAATCTGAAGATCCTCGCCTTAGGCCGTAATCTGATCAAATCGTTCGCTGGATTGGAGCCATTGGGCGATACACTGGAGGAACTATGGATTTCGTATAACCTGATCGAGAAAATGAAGGGAATCAAcgcgatgaaaaatttgcGCGTCCTCTACATGTCGAATAATCTGGTCAAAGATTGGCACGAGTTCAATAGACTTCAGGAGCTCACGAATCTTCGTGATTTACTTTTTGTTGGAAATCCATTGTACGAGAATCTCGag gTTGAAATCTGGAAATCAGAAGTAGCTAAACGTCTGCCaatgttagaaaaattagacGGTGAATTGATCATACGAACAGAGGAAAACGAGGCTTTGTTGCATCTTGACAGTCCTGTGCAAATATGA